A portion of the Streptomyces sp. YPW6 genome contains these proteins:
- a CDS encoding FAD-binding oxidoreductase, with amino-acid sequence MNNSSIERLRERVRGPVVTPDSDGYDEARTVYNAMIDRRPAAVVQCAHAGDVMAAVDVARDNGLDLAVRGGGHSVPGFGTCDDGVVADLSGMRGVRVDPDRRTARVDGGATWGDFDAATHAFGLATTGGIVSTTGVAGLTLGGGIGYLARSLGLSCDNLLSADVVTAEGKLLVASEQEHDDLFWAIRGGGGNFGAVTSFEFRLSPVKDIYGGPLLYELEDAGTVLRSFRELIADAPEELGGFPAFQIAPPLPFIPENRHGDTFILIVACWAGPMDEGERAVQRFRDIAPVVAEHVGPMPYSALNSAFDALVPPGLQHYWKANFVTELSDEAIAAHLEHGPRLPVMNSTVHIYPINGACHRVAPQDTAFAYRDATFATVIAGMWPDPADNEANTAWVRDYYQATAPHSEEGGYINFMAEDDQDRIRANYRGNYERLVEVKRAYDPSNLFHVNQNIKP; translated from the coding sequence ATGAACAACTCATCGATCGAACGGTTGCGGGAACGCGTACGGGGGCCGGTAGTCACTCCTGACAGCGACGGCTACGACGAGGCGCGCACGGTTTACAACGCCATGATCGACAGGCGGCCGGCTGCCGTCGTGCAGTGCGCCCACGCGGGCGATGTCATGGCTGCGGTCGATGTCGCACGTGACAACGGGCTTGACCTCGCGGTGCGTGGGGGTGGGCACAGTGTGCCCGGCTTCGGGACCTGCGACGACGGCGTGGTGGCCGACCTGTCCGGCATGCGAGGCGTCCGCGTCGATCCGGATCGGCGGACCGCGCGTGTGGACGGCGGAGCGACCTGGGGCGACTTCGACGCGGCGACGCACGCGTTCGGTCTGGCGACCACAGGGGGGATCGTCTCCACCACCGGCGTCGCGGGACTCACCCTCGGTGGCGGCATCGGATACCTCGCCCGTAGCCTGGGCCTGAGCTGCGACAACCTGCTCTCGGCCGACGTGGTGACTGCGGAGGGCAAGCTACTCGTCGCAAGCGAGCAAGAGCACGACGACCTCTTCTGGGCCATCCGCGGCGGCGGCGGCAACTTCGGCGCGGTGACATCGTTCGAGTTCCGGCTCAGTCCGGTCAAGGACATCTATGGCGGGCCCCTCCTGTACGAGTTGGAAGATGCCGGGACGGTTCTGCGTTCGTTCCGCGAACTCATCGCTGACGCCCCGGAGGAACTCGGCGGCTTCCCCGCCTTCCAGATCGCCCCGCCTCTGCCGTTCATACCTGAGAACCGGCACGGCGACACCTTCATTCTGATCGTCGCCTGCTGGGCCGGCCCCATGGACGAGGGAGAGCGCGCCGTCCAGCGGTTCCGCGATATCGCGCCGGTGGTTGCCGAGCACGTAGGCCCGATGCCTTACTCCGCGCTCAACAGCGCGTTCGACGCGCTGGTGCCGCCTGGGCTGCAGCATTACTGGAAGGCCAACTTCGTGACAGAACTCAGTGATGAGGCGATCGCAGCACACCTCGAACACGGACCTCGGCTACCCGTCATGAATTCGACGGTGCACATCTACCCGATCAACGGTGCCTGCCACCGCGTGGCACCGCAGGACACGGCCTTCGCCTACCGGGATGCCACGTTCGCCACCGTCATCGCCGGAATGTGGCCGGACCCTGCCGACAACGAGGCGAACACCGCCTGGGTGCGTGACTACTACCAGGCCACCGCTCCGCACTCGGAGGAAGGCGGGTACATCAACTTCATGGCCGAGGACGACCAGGACCGGATCAGAGCCAACTACCGGGGCAACTACGAACGCCTCGTAGAGGTCAAGAGGGCCTACGACCCCAGCAACCTGTTCCACGTGAACCAGAACATCAAGCCGTAG
- a CDS encoding acyl-CoA desaturase, with product MTAIDPTAHLTAEQIEELGRELDAIRDEVIAGRGERDAAYIRKVISAQRTLELVSRGVLLFSIFPPAWLLGTAGLSVAKIMDNMEIGHNILHGQWDWMRDPKIHSTTWEWDHVSPSDQWKHSHNELHHTYTNVIGKDNDLGYGIMRVDEDQKWHPFHLGQPLWNFLNACFFEYGIAAYDLELGKNLTKRRRKNPEFRARAKAVGRKIRKQVLKDYVIHPLLSGPSFLTTLAATFTANLVRNLWTHSVIMCGHFPEGVQVFERRSITGETRGQWYLRQMMGSANISGGKAMHFMTGNLSHQIEHHLFPDLPSNRYAEVAVKVRALFEKYELEYVTGPLPQQVFSAWHKVFRLALPNKRPRAATPDREHDLIAA from the coding sequence TTGACCGCCATCGACCCCACCGCCCACCTGACCGCGGAGCAGATCGAGGAGCTCGGCCGCGAGCTGGACGCCATCCGCGACGAGGTGATCGCCGGCCGCGGCGAGAGGGACGCCGCCTACATCCGTAAGGTCATCTCGGCGCAGCGCACGCTGGAGCTGGTCAGCAGGGGGGTGCTGCTGTTCTCGATCTTCCCGCCCGCGTGGCTGCTCGGCACCGCCGGGCTGTCCGTGGCGAAGATCATGGACAACATGGAGATCGGCCACAACATCCTGCACGGGCAGTGGGACTGGATGCGTGATCCGAAGATCCACTCCACCACCTGGGAGTGGGATCACGTCTCGCCGTCCGACCAGTGGAAGCATTCGCACAACGAGCTGCACCACACGTACACCAACGTGATCGGCAAGGACAACGACCTCGGCTACGGCATCATGCGCGTCGACGAGGACCAGAAGTGGCACCCCTTCCACCTCGGCCAGCCGCTGTGGAACTTCCTCAACGCCTGCTTCTTCGAGTACGGCATCGCGGCGTACGACCTGGAGCTCGGCAAGAACCTCACCAAGCGCCGCCGGAAGAACCCGGAGTTCCGTGCGCGGGCCAAGGCCGTGGGCCGCAAGATCCGCAAGCAGGTGCTGAAGGACTACGTGATCCACCCGCTGCTGTCGGGCCCCTCCTTCCTCACCACACTTGCCGCCACGTTCACCGCGAACCTGGTCCGCAACCTCTGGACCCACTCGGTGATCATGTGCGGGCACTTCCCCGAGGGCGTACAGGTCTTCGAACGCCGGTCGATCACGGGCGAGACGCGCGGCCAGTGGTACCTGCGCCAGATGATGGGCTCGGCGAACATCAGCGGCGGCAAGGCCATGCACTTCATGACCGGCAACCTGTCGCACCAGATCGAGCACCACCTGTTCCCGGACCTGCCGAGCAACCGGTACGCCGAGGTCGCGGTGAAGGTGCGCGCGCTGTTCGAGAAGTACGAGCTGGAGTACGTCACCGGCCCGCTGCCCCAGCAGGTGTTCTCCGCGTGGCACAAGGTCTTCCGGCTCGCACTGCCGAACAAGCGGCCCAGGGCCGCGACGCCGGACCGCGAGCACGACCTCATCGCCGCCTGA
- a CDS encoding CdaR family transcriptional regulator: MSYAVRRASELTLDATTVTALRAALKTTADEVVQAIIDEVPPYAHALSGRMGATIRRAVRTALGHYLDLASGNATGGDAGDAAYELGRGEVRDGRSMDALLSAYRVGARVAWRCLAAGAVPAGLPAAEVAKFAELTFAYIDELSAASAAGHADELAARGRAHERHLEHLARDLLAGASPDVLLASGQRARWQPPVSLTAVLLPAAQARPAYRTLDPSTLVLDDLPDATGVLLVPDADRSRLLRQLTDRAAVVGPARPWTHASASYARALRARSLSPDIRDTEDHLPDLVLSADADAFADLRARALAPLLTLPAATARRLEETLRAWLLHQGRRDEAAAALFVHPQTVRYRMSQLRELFPDLASPRRVLELTLAVGLRVS; encoded by the coding sequence ATGAGCTATGCAGTCCGGAGGGCCAGCGAACTGACCCTGGACGCGACGACGGTCACCGCCCTTCGGGCCGCGCTGAAGACCACCGCCGACGAAGTCGTCCAGGCGATCATCGACGAGGTTCCTCCCTACGCCCATGCCTTGTCGGGCCGCATGGGGGCCACCATCCGCAGAGCCGTCCGCACCGCCCTGGGGCACTACCTGGACCTCGCGAGCGGGAACGCCACGGGCGGCGACGCCGGGGACGCCGCCTACGAACTGGGCCGCGGCGAGGTGCGCGACGGCCGTTCGATGGACGCCCTGCTCAGCGCCTACCGCGTCGGCGCCCGGGTCGCCTGGCGATGCCTGGCAGCGGGTGCCGTACCCGCGGGTCTGCCCGCCGCCGAGGTCGCGAAGTTCGCCGAGCTGACCTTCGCCTACATCGACGAGCTCTCCGCCGCGAGCGCCGCGGGCCATGCCGACGAACTGGCCGCCCGGGGCAGAGCCCACGAGCGCCACCTGGAACACCTGGCCCGCGACCTCCTCGCCGGCGCGAGTCCGGACGTGCTGCTGGCCTCCGGGCAACGGGCCAGGTGGCAGCCCCCTGTTTCGCTGACCGCCGTCCTGCTGCCCGCCGCCCAGGCACGGCCCGCCTACCGGACACTCGACCCGAGCACCCTCGTCCTCGACGATCTGCCGGATGCCACCGGTGTGCTCCTCGTCCCCGATGCCGACCGGTCACGTCTCCTGCGGCAGCTGACCGACCGCGCCGCCGTGGTCGGCCCGGCCCGGCCGTGGACGCACGCGTCCGCCTCGTACGCACGAGCCCTCCGCGCGCGCTCCCTGTCCCCTGACATCCGCGACACCGAGGACCACCTGCCCGACCTGGTGCTCAGCGCCGACGCGGACGCGTTCGCGGACCTGCGCGCCCGAGCCCTCGCCCCGTTGCTGACCCTGCCCGCCGCGACCGCCCGACGGCTGGAGGAGACCCTTCGGGCGTGGCTGCTGCACCAGGGCAGGCGGGACGAGGCCGCGGCGGCCCTGTTCGTCCATCCCCAGACGGTGCGCTACCGGATGTCGCAGCTGCGGGAGCTGTTTCCCGATCTCGCATCGCCCCGCCGGGTCCTTGAACTGACGCTGGCGGTCGGCCTCCGGGTCAGCTGA
- a CDS encoding NADH:flavin oxidoreductase — MSAADRAASALSRPFSVRGLTARNRIAMAPMTRQFSPDGVPGQDVADYYTRRAAADVGLIITEGTYVDHASAGTSDRVPRFHGEAALAGWGHVAESVHRAGGAIIPQLWHVGATRTEGAGPVPEAEPVGPSGLSLSGEPKGRAMTQQDLDDVIAAFADAAAAAERLGFDGVELHGAHGYLIDQFLWSGSNRRTDAYGGNLVARTRFAAEIVAACRAAVSDAFPLFFRMSQWKSDNYEAKLAETPQELDDLLTPLAEAGVDVFHASTRRYWLPEFEDSDLNLAGWVKKISGRPTLTVGSVGLDGDFFSAFQGNDSSVTGIEQLLDRMERDEFDMVAVGRALIADPEWAAKTLRGRTADITPFAAEMLKTLR, encoded by the coding sequence GTGAGCGCCGCCGACCGCGCGGCGAGCGCCCTCTCCCGGCCGTTCTCGGTGCGCGGGCTCACCGCCCGCAACCGGATCGCCATGGCGCCCATGACCCGGCAGTTCTCCCCGGACGGCGTTCCGGGGCAGGACGTCGCGGACTACTACACCCGCCGCGCCGCCGCCGACGTCGGGCTGATCATCACCGAGGGCACCTACGTCGACCACGCGTCCGCCGGCACCAGCGACCGGGTCCCGCGCTTCCACGGCGAGGCGGCGCTCGCGGGCTGGGGGCACGTGGCGGAATCCGTGCACCGGGCGGGCGGCGCGATCATCCCGCAGCTGTGGCACGTGGGCGCCACCCGCACCGAGGGCGCCGGGCCCGTCCCGGAGGCCGAGCCGGTCGGGCCCTCGGGGCTGTCCCTGAGCGGCGAGCCCAAGGGGCGCGCCATGACACAGCAGGACCTCGACGACGTCATCGCCGCCTTCGCCGACGCGGCGGCCGCCGCCGAGCGCCTCGGCTTCGACGGCGTCGAACTGCACGGCGCCCATGGCTACTTGATCGACCAGTTCCTGTGGTCCGGCAGCAACCGGCGTACCGACGCCTACGGCGGGAACCTGGTCGCCCGCACCCGGTTCGCGGCCGAGATCGTCGCCGCCTGCCGCGCCGCCGTGTCCGACGCCTTCCCCCTCTTCTTCCGGATGTCCCAGTGGAAGTCGGACAACTACGAGGCGAAGCTCGCCGAGACCCCGCAGGAGCTGGACGACCTGCTCACGCCGCTGGCCGAGGCCGGTGTGGACGTCTTCCACGCGTCCACCCGCCGCTACTGGCTGCCGGAGTTCGAGGACTCCGACCTGAACCTCGCCGGGTGGGTGAAGAAGATCAGCGGCCGGCCGACCCTCACCGTCGGCTCGGTCGGCCTGGACGGCGACTTCTTCAGCGCGTTCCAGGGCAACGACTCCAGCGTCACCGGCATCGAACAGCTGCTGGACCGGATGGAGCGCGACGAGTTCGACATGGTCGCCGTAGGGCGGGCGCTGATCGCCGACCCCGAGTGGGCGGCGAAGACCCTGCGCGGCCGCACCGCCGACATCACCCCGTTCGCCGCGGAGATGCTGAAGACCCTGCGCTGA
- a CDS encoding sulfurtransferase, with amino-acid sequence MSATTPPDAAATGLTGPLVGADRLAALREEGVILLDASVGAHRGAAVRIPGARPFDLDGDLSDHTSTVPHTMPGAQQFTEALRALGVHDSDTVVVYDAQGIYSSARAWWMLRAMGFDRVAVLDGGLPAWVAAGHPVEQAPATYDGPRGTFTARPRPGLIVDADAVTAALADPAAAVLDARTAKRYAGTAPEPRPGLRGGHMPGAVSLPFGEIQRDGGVMLPAHELRTAFEAAAGSREQLYFSCGSGVTACVLALGATLAGYGDLAVYDGSWSEWGLPSDRPVVTGDALDGSSPR; translated from the coding sequence ATGAGCGCGACGACACCCCCCGATGCCGCTGCCACCGGACTCACCGGCCCGCTCGTCGGGGCGGACCGGCTGGCGGCCCTGCGCGAGGAGGGCGTGATCCTCCTCGACGCCTCGGTCGGCGCCCACCGGGGCGCGGCCGTGCGCATCCCCGGGGCCCGTCCCTTCGATCTCGACGGGGATCTGTCCGACCACACCTCCACCGTGCCGCACACCATGCCCGGCGCCCAGCAGTTCACCGAAGCCCTGCGCGCGCTCGGCGTGCACGACTCGGACACGGTGGTCGTCTACGACGCCCAGGGCATCTACTCCAGCGCCCGCGCCTGGTGGATGCTGCGTGCCATGGGGTTCGACAGGGTCGCCGTCCTCGACGGCGGCCTGCCCGCCTGGGTCGCGGCCGGCCATCCGGTCGAGCAGGCGCCCGCCACCTACGACGGGCCGCGCGGCACCTTCACCGCCCGGCCCCGGCCGGGGCTGATCGTGGATGCCGATGCCGTCACCGCCGCCCTCGCCGACCCGGCAGCCGCCGTGCTCGACGCACGCACCGCGAAGCGGTACGCCGGGACCGCGCCGGAGCCGCGCCCGGGCCTGCGCGGCGGCCACATGCCGGGCGCGGTCAGCCTCCCCTTCGGGGAGATCCAACGGGACGGCGGTGTGATGCTTCCGGCGCACGAGCTGCGGACGGCGTTCGAAGCGGCGGCCGGGAGCCGTGAGCAGCTGTACTTCAGCTGCGGCTCCGGGGTCACCGCCTGCGTCCTCGCCTTGGGGGCCACCTTGGCCGGCTACGGCGACCTCGCCGTGTACGACGGCTCGTGGAGCGAGTGGGGCTTGCCCTCCGACCGGCCGGTGGTCACCGGCGATGCCCTCGACGGGAGCAGCCCGCGGTGA
- a CDS encoding DUF6243 family protein, which yields MTDSKNINNPVGMGGGQRKRLSRSERQNNGPHRNLDRRNAAEQKAELVRKMKEKSGRPEGAGQTDPAGG from the coding sequence ATGACCGACAGCAAGAACATCAACAATCCCGTGGGCATGGGTGGCGGACAGCGCAAGCGGCTGTCCCGCTCCGAGCGGCAGAACAACGGGCCTCACCGCAACCTCGACCGCAGGAACGCGGCCGAGCAGAAGGCGGAGCTGGTACGCAAGATGAAGGAGAAGTCGGGCCGGCCCGAGGGCGCCGGGCAGACGGACCCGGCCGGCGGCTGA
- a CDS encoding nucleotidyl transferase AbiEii/AbiGii toxin family protein: MSSEQRPPFPTVVPAADPVHPAAGLDARRRFLGPVPRTMLRVLDDDAVQRTVFDPALKQFPNAFRNADPAFPSPAATRAWQAARAAALTAVRDGVAASPWAEALVVRGSVLMALWFGEEAREPGDLDFVVAPASWRMEEQRTSDLLAGVAAAAEAQAAQGEGGVLIRAAGAVCEDIWTYERVPGRRMMLPWEAPGTPGGWVQLDFVFGERLPEPPERIALPSGALLYGATPALSLAWKVMWLINDSYAQGKDLYDATLLAERHPLPLALLQEVFRLSGEWPEPGRTRVGREDLDGALGYVEWHHFAGEYPRFEGREEEFAGRLRAALAPTFAGEPG, encoded by the coding sequence ATGAGCAGCGAACAGCGCCCGCCCTTTCCCACGGTGGTGCCGGCGGCCGACCCCGTACACCCCGCCGCGGGTCTCGACGCGCGCCGCCGCTTCCTGGGCCCGGTACCGAGGACGATGCTGCGGGTGCTGGACGACGACGCCGTGCAGCGCACCGTCTTCGACCCCGCCCTCAAGCAGTTCCCCAACGCCTTCCGCAACGCCGATCCCGCCTTCCCCTCCCCAGCGGCCACCCGGGCCTGGCAGGCGGCGCGGGCCGCGGCACTCACCGCCGTACGGGACGGCGTGGCCGCGTCCCCGTGGGCCGAGGCGCTGGTGGTGCGCGGGAGCGTCCTGATGGCCCTGTGGTTCGGCGAGGAGGCGCGCGAGCCCGGTGACCTGGACTTCGTGGTCGCCCCCGCCTCGTGGCGGATGGAGGAGCAGCGGACCTCGGACCTGCTGGCCGGGGTCGCGGCCGCCGCCGAGGCGCAGGCCGCGCAGGGCGAGGGCGGCGTGCTGATCCGCGCCGCCGGGGCCGTGTGCGAGGACATCTGGACGTACGAGCGGGTGCCGGGCCGCCGCATGATGCTGCCCTGGGAGGCCCCCGGCACCCCGGGCGGCTGGGTGCAGCTGGACTTCGTGTTCGGCGAGCGGCTGCCCGAGCCGCCCGAACGGATCGCCCTGCCGTCCGGCGCGCTCCTGTACGGAGCCACGCCCGCGCTGTCCCTGGCCTGGAAGGTGATGTGGCTGATCAACGACAGCTACGCCCAGGGCAAGGATCTCTACGACGCCACCCTGCTCGCGGAGCGGCACCCGCTCCCGCTCGCCCTGCTCCAGGAGGTCTTCCGGCTGAGCGGGGAGTGGCCGGAGCCCGGACGGACACGGGTGGGGCGGGAGGACCTGGACGGGGCACTGGGCTACGTCGAGTGGCATCACTTCGCCGGCGAGTACCCGCGGTTCGAGGGCCGTGAGGAGGAGTTCGCCGGGCGGCTGCGGGCGGCACTGGCCCCGACGTTCGCGGGCGAACCCGGGTGA
- a CDS encoding ferredoxin reductase, with product MTSGALRTGAWKLLEMVTTPLMPSDYLDLVSPLRTGADLRGRIEEVHPETSDAATVVIRPGRAWRGHTAGQYVRIGVDVDGVRLWRAYSITSPADRRDGRITITVKAIPDGKVSNHLVRRAKPGTLIQLDQPTGDFVLPRAKPAKVLYLTAGSGITPVMGMLRSIELDDVVMVHCAPRPGDVIFRRELHRLVVDEGLRLTEVHTDTDGKLDIARLQELVPDWAERETWACGPAGLLDAAEEHWAGHDALERLHTERFRPGIVVAGDGGEVTFSTTGRTVGADGATPLLDIGEEAGVLMPSGCRMGICFGCVTPLKAGAVRDLRTGEITEAGPGVLIQTCVSAAAGPCDIER from the coding sequence ATGACGAGTGGAGCCCTCCGCACCGGGGCGTGGAAACTGCTGGAGATGGTCACGACGCCGCTGATGCCGTCGGACTATCTCGACCTGGTCAGTCCGCTCCGTACGGGCGCCGACCTGCGCGGGCGCATCGAGGAGGTGCACCCCGAGACGAGTGACGCCGCGACGGTCGTGATCAGGCCGGGGCGGGCGTGGCGCGGTCACACGGCCGGTCAGTACGTGAGGATCGGGGTCGACGTCGACGGGGTGCGCTTGTGGCGTGCCTACTCCATCACCTCCCCGGCCGACCGCCGGGACGGCCGCATCACGATCACCGTGAAGGCGATCCCGGACGGCAAGGTCAGCAACCACCTGGTCCGCCGGGCGAAACCGGGCACGCTCATCCAGCTCGACCAGCCGACCGGTGACTTCGTCCTGCCGCGGGCCAAGCCCGCCAAGGTGCTCTACCTGACGGCCGGCAGCGGCATCACGCCCGTGATGGGCATGCTGCGCTCGATCGAGCTCGACGACGTCGTCATGGTCCACTGCGCACCTCGGCCCGGGGACGTGATCTTCCGCAGGGAACTGCACCGCCTGGTCGTGGACGAGGGGCTCCGGCTCACCGAGGTGCACACCGACACCGACGGCAAGCTCGACATCGCCCGTCTCCAGGAACTCGTGCCCGACTGGGCCGAGCGCGAGACCTGGGCCTGCGGGCCCGCAGGCCTGCTCGACGCCGCCGAAGAGCACTGGGCCGGACACGACGCCCTGGAACGTCTGCACACCGAACGGTTCCGTCCCGGCATCGTCGTCGCCGGTGACGGGGGCGAGGTCACGTTCAGCACCACCGGCAGGACCGTCGGCGCGGACGGCGCCACGCCGTTGCTCGACATCGGCGAGGAGGCCGGCGTCCTCATGCCCTCCGGGTGCCGCATGGGCATCTGCTTCGGCTGCGTCACGCCGCTCAAGGCCGGCGCCGTCCGCGACCTGCGCACCGGCGAGATCACCGAGGCCGGTCCCGGCGTCCTCATCCAGACCTGCGTGTCCGCCGCTGCGGGCCCCTGCGACATCGAACGGTAG
- a CDS encoding DUF4287 domain-containing protein, whose product MTENTVKGPASYFPSIEKKYGRPVAEWKHLIRTSPLTKHMELVGWLKSEHGLGHGHANALVAHTLAEDSAA is encoded by the coding sequence ATGACCGAGAACACCGTGAAGGGCCCTGCCAGTTACTTCCCCTCGATCGAGAAGAAGTACGGCCGCCCGGTCGCCGAGTGGAAGCACCTCATCCGCACCTCCCCGCTGACCAAGCACATGGAACTGGTCGGCTGGCTCAAGTCCGAACACGGCCTGGGTCACGGACACGCCAACGCCCTGGTGGCGCACACGCTTGCAGAGGACAGCGCCGCCTGA